The Candidatus Hydrogenedens sp. genome has a segment encoding these proteins:
- a CDS encoding LemA family protein, whose protein sequence is MIMTTGILVGILVIIVLSILFIISAYNRLVRLLNEVKNAWSQIDVQLKRRHDLIPNLVETVKGYMQHERATLENITQARNLAMRPGSVGERAQAEQQLTQALHNFFVVVENYPDLKANQNFLALQEELTSTENRISFARQAYNDAVMTFNNAIQMFPTNIIGAIFGFKEQTFFEVQDSAERAVPKVSF, encoded by the coding sequence ATGATTATGACAACAGGGATTTTGGTTGGTATTCTGGTAATCATTGTGCTTTCCATTCTATTTATCATCAGTGCGTATAATCGGCTCGTTCGTTTGCTAAATGAGGTAAAGAATGCATGGTCTCAAATTGATGTGCAACTGAAACGGCGTCATGATTTAATTCCGAATCTGGTAGAGACGGTAAAGGGTTATATGCAACATGAGCGTGCAACATTGGAAAATATTACGCAGGCACGTAATTTAGCGATGCGTCCTGGTTCTGTCGGTGAGCGTGCTCAAGCGGAACAGCAACTTACACAGGCATTGCACAATTTTTTCGTTGTTGTAGAAAATTATCCCGACCTAAAAGCGAATCAGAATTTCTTAGCATTGCAGGAGGAACTAACATCGACAGAAAACCGTATTTCTTTCGCACGGCAGGCGTATAACGACGCGGTGATGACATTTAATAATGCAATTCAAATGTTCCCAACAAATATTATTGGGGCAATATTCGGATTTAAGGAACAAACCTTCTTTGAAGTTCAAGATTCAGCAGAACGGGCGGTCCCTAAAGTATCATTCTAA